A segment of the Phaseolus vulgaris cultivar G19833 unplaced genomic scaffold, P. vulgaris v2.0 scaffold_567, whole genome shotgun sequence genome:
ttttaactttaacatATTTAGAGGTTacattacatattttttttttgaaaagtatATTGGACAATATCTCCCTCACTAAAGTTCTAATTGATCAggtattcatttaaaaaaaatatttcaattttataatacttaattttgtttatggaaaataaatataaaatttaatatcaaCATGGACTCAATCCATTCTTCCAAGACGCAGATGCATAATTTATAGAATGCATATAGGAGTAACGAAGAACCAAGAAATAAGACAAAGTGAAAATGAAACTagtgatagaaaaaaaaaaacatattgaattttttattattattaaacgttaaaataaaacaataaaatagaCTCGTAATAAATTAATCATTAAGACGATCTAATTTGTGCGAATATACCATACGTTTTGATAAGAACAACGTAGACACATCACAATCTAATaagattaacaaaattaaacaatctaaaaattaaactgtgaaaaaattagatgatttGAAAGGTAAAATCGTTTACACAAAATAACACACTAGACAATCTATATTAAGTACGAAATAACTTTTAATATGAATATACCTAATTTATTTAAGTGTAGCGTATAAGCTAAGATTTTGAGTTGGGTTTGCAAAAGTTTGActctataaaataattttggacTCGAGTACAAGGTTTAGATTGGAGTACAAGGtgtttataatttgtttattagCCTAATTCAatccaacttttttttaaattttttatcgaGGTTGAATGTATTAGGTtatagattttgattttttttttattaaagttcgtaatttaaaatatcttgttttaattcttttaaataaattatatcatttaaaattttaatatttaaaaaatacacatTTAATTAATGGAATAATaaagtaaattaaataataatgatattttatattaatattagttaATGATTTTGATAAAGTCAATAGGATTGAGTGTAACTGTAATATATACAACTCATTGcttaatcaataaaaaagatTAATTGAACTAAGTTAAAGTTAATCTAATTAAGTTCAGATTTCCTTTTGGGTTGTGTGATTTAATAAACACTCATATTCCAAATGAAcaaataactataatttttaattgaagATGGTATAGTTTTACACAAGAAAATAATGTTTATaaataatcaatataaaatatctcTTCACTTTCCACAAGAAGAaagttataataattatatattaaatactaTAACTTCTCTTTACGTTTTATAAAAGGGTAATTACTGTTTATTTCCATTCCAATAATATTGAGGAAAATTACCAAAACGACATAAGCTGAGTCCGAAAGAAATGCATCTTTGTGGTGTCCATAATTATCTGAAGTACATTGAAGATGAACACTGCAACTGATAgcagaaaagaagaagaaaggaactCGTAACAGAAGCAGCAATAGCAGAAGAAGATAGCATTAGAGCCGAAAATATTcgtaaaaaagaaaagaagaagaagaagaagaacacaaTGTACGGGAAGGTGCTTCTTACATTCATTTTCGTGCTTCTCCTCCTTCTTTCGTACACAATTTTCATAGGCAACCTCGACATTCGATCTTATTTCTTCCCTCACTTCAAGTTATCCGCGGTTGTACCCGCTGCGTGTGCACTTGATCCGTCTCTTCGGGTCTTCATGTACGATCTCCCTCGCCGCTTCAACGTCGGCATGATTGACCGCCGCAACACGTCGGAGACACCTGTCACCGTGGAGGACTGGCCGCGGTGGCCCGAGAACTGGGGGCTGAAGAAGCAGCACAGCGTGGAGTACTGGATGATGGGGTCGCTCATCCACGGCGTCGAGGGCAGAGAAGTGGTTAGGGTTTCGGATCCGGAACTCGCCAACGCCTTCTTCGTGCCGTTCTTCTCTTCTCTCAGTTTCAACACGCACGGCCACACCATGAAGGATCCCGCCACGGAGATTGATCGCCAATTGCAGGTGCTTCGCCTGGTTTCTTCTCTTCGTAGTTGATTTGTGAATCGCTCCAATGCAATTTGATGGGAGTTAATTTCGTTTTAGCGTAATGCGATTAGTATGGTCACTTGAAGATTCACTGTACAGGTTATTGTCAAACGACATTAGTGCTGAAAATCATAAGAATTTGATGAATGTTACTGTTCAGCACTAGTTTAGGAAGAGTAGTATCCGAATGAAATATTTTCAGTGTCTGAGAATTTTACTTGCAGGAGGAGAATGAGTGTAAATTGGAAAACGTgactatattatttatttatactattCTCCTATGGGCAATGGactatattatttttagaaatgTTGGGTGTTGTACCTGTTTCTGTGCGTCATAGCTAATGTGTTACAAACCTCTGCTTTTGATATTAAACAGTGCTTGTTTCTGGTGTCAGGTTGATTTAATGGAATTGTTAAAGAAATCCAAATACTGGCAGAGGTCTGGAGGTAGAGACCATGTATTTCCTGTCACACACCCCAATGCCTTTAGGTTCCTACGAGATCAGTTGAATGATTCTATTCAGGTTGTTGTGGATTTTGGTCGCTACCCTAGGCACATGTCTAATTTGAACAAAGATGTGGTGTCCCCATATGTGCATGTTGTGGACTCTCTTACAGTAGACGAGCCTCAAGATCCGTATGAGTCTCGCTCCACGCTGCTTTTCTTCCGAGGGAGGACTTACAGGAAGGATGTATGTCTAACTGAGAGTTAGTTGAAGGAGTAATGTATTTCTTAATGGGGCAAGGTTCCTGTAAAGTACGTTTGTCTTTAAAGTGGGCAAGTCAGGCCATATCCATACCCTTGGTTTAATTTAAAGCACATTGTGATCATAAAACACTAAAATTCAAAGGTTGATACACCTGTCCTTGCTCACTCTAAAAACAATCCCACTTTAGTGTAGCTTTTTCCTTTAAATTCCATGAATATTGATTTTCTGGTGTCTGTGATGTTTGCAGGAAGGGATTGTTCGTGTTAAACTAGCAAAGATACTGTCTGGTTATGATGATGTTCACTATGAGCGAAGTGTTGCTacagaagaaaatataaaattggtATGCAGTGTAGTTGTGTAATTGATCTTTGCTTAATTTTAGTTGGATAATTTGTGGTTGACTGTTTAAAAGATCAATTTTACAATTGtatgtgttttattttatcatgCAAAAATCATTAACTGCTGTGTTCCTTTAACCACTGCTTCTTATACAACAGTCATCTAAAGGGATGCGTTCATCGAAGTTCTGTTTGCATCCAGCGGGAGACACACCGTCATCTTGTAGGCTTTTTGATGCCATTGTGAGTCACTGTGTCCCTGTCATTGTTAGTGATCAAATTGAACTCCCATTTGAGGATGAGATTGAGTACTCCCAGTTCTCgattttcttctctttcaaagAGGCATTACAGCCTGGCTACATGGTCGATCAACTTCGTAAATTTCCAAAACAGAAATGGACTGAAATGTGGAAGCAACTCAAAAACATCTCCCAACATTATGAATTCCAGTACCCTCCTAAAAGAGAAGATGCTGTGAGTATGCTGTGGAGACAGGTCAAGCACAAAATTCCAGGGGTCAGCCTTTCTGTTCATAGAAGCCGGAGGTTAAAAGTCCCAGATTGGTGGCAGAGGAAATGATTTCTGGAGCTTTGGTGTTAATCTTGTACATTCTTCAGTTACAGTGACAATCCCTAAAGGGAGGAATAACATTAATACTTCCTCTTATCTCAGCATTTTGAAATTGAGATTTTTGTATAAGttttaatgtgattttttttggtCTTAGCTTCTAATTTGGTGGACATTTGTCTCATCCAACTTGGAGCCTGATGTTCATGAATATTACCACTTCCTCATTCGAAAATGTTTAATCTCTTCTGGGTCGTTTCGTTTCGATAGAAAATGGACTTTGTAGGTGTGCAACAGAAGAAGGGGATTTCGATTTTCTCATTGTCATTCTATAGTTCAGTTACTTAATTTGTACATCGCCATTCATGCTAAAGAACTCTAGCTAAtcctaaaattaatatattcatttactttcaTAATTTGGTTATAATTTAATTTCCGTTTCCCATGTACTTGTTAAAAAAAAGGTTGCACTATAAGGAAAAAGTTCTATTCATAAGACACCTACATTTTCACTTATATAAGAAATATGGAGCTAACTATTTGGTTAAATATACCATTTAAGTTGTAGATAAGAGTGATGATTCATTCACTCAAAAGAGTAACTGACATCAATTACTCTGAATATGAACCTTCTTATCTTATTTTAACAACTCATATTTATGGGCCATAATAAGTGAAATCCCAATTACTCTCAATATTAACCTTTCATCTTAGGCAGATTCTTCCAGCACCATATCATTTGTGATTAACACTCAACATATACATGTAAAACTACTCTTATACCCTTAACGAAATTGTGTTATTGTGTTccggatatatatatatatatatatatatatatatataatatatatatatattatatatatatatatataaaatagtagTTCTAGATAATTAtgtccagaaaaatattttccttgaTTTGTTCTGATAAAAAATCCGAAATGTGCCCCTGCCAACCCCTTTAACTTTTTCTTTGAATCTCATGTGTCCCTGCCAACACATGGCACACATTCGTTGGGAGATAAAAGGTCCTACAAACATGACTCTCTTGGTTTCTTTCCATTGCACTTCCATCCAAGAATTTCACCAAACTATTGGTTTGCTACTTCAATGAAAATTAGGCCCATGTTCGCAATTTTATTTGTCTTTAGAGTTGTTTTTGGATTTAAAGTCCATAACTTAATTCTTTAAATTGTTTAGTTTAGTGGGTTTTTAATCCCATTAAAAATACCAAAATGATGGACTTCTGGATATGTATATCCGGAAGCATTATAGTGCCTTTCGGATAAAGATGTCCATAGTTAAATAGTACAATTCCGGATGACAATATCCGTAGGTAAACATGACACTTCCGGATACCAAATACCGTAGGAA
Coding sequences within it:
- the LOC137817677 gene encoding probable arabinosyltransferase ARAD1 isoform X1, which translates into the protein MYGKVLLTFIFVLLLLLSYTIFIGNLDIRSYFFPHFKLSAVVPAACALDPSLRVFMYDLPRRFNVGMIDRRNTSETPVTVEDWPRWPENWGLKKQHSVEYWMMGSLIHGVEGREVVRVSDPELANAFFVPFFSSLSFNTHGHTMKDPATEIDRQLQVLRLVDLMELLKKSKYWQRSGGRDHVFPVTHPNAFRFLRDQLNDSIQVVVDFGRYPRHMSNLNKDVVSPYVHVVDSLTVDEPQDPYESRSTLLFFRGRTYRKDEGIVRVKLAKILSGYDDVHYERSVATEENIKLSSKGMRSSKFCLHPAGDTPSSCRLFDAIVSHCVPVIVSDQIELPFEDEIEYSQFSIFFSFKEALQPGYMVDQLRKFPKQKWTEMWKQLKNISQHYEFQYPPKREDAVSMLWRQVKHKIPGVSLSVHRSRRLKVPDWWQRK
- the LOC137817677 gene encoding probable arabinosyltransferase ARAD1 isoform X2, whose translation is MYGKVLLTFIFVLLLLLSYTIFIGNLDIRSYFFPHFKLSAVVPAACALDPSLRVFMYDLPRRFNVGMIDRRNTSETPVTVEDWPRWPENWGLKKQHSVEYWMMGSLIHGVEGREVVRVSDPELANAFFVPFFSSLSFNTHGHTMKDPATEIDRQLQVDLMELLKKSKYWQRSGGRDHVFPVTHPNAFRFLRDQLNDSIQVVVDFGRYPRHMSNLNKDVVSPYVHVVDSLTVDEPQDPYESRSTLLFFRGRTYRKDEGIVRVKLAKILSGYDDVHYERSVATEENIKLSSKGMRSSKFCLHPAGDTPSSCRLFDAIVSHCVPVIVSDQIELPFEDEIEYSQFSIFFSFKEALQPGYMVDQLRKFPKQKWTEMWKQLKNISQHYEFQYPPKREDAVSMLWRQVKHKIPGVSLSVHRSRRLKVPDWWQRK